A single Bacillus sp. HMF5848 DNA region contains:
- a CDS encoding alpha/beta hydrolase produces the protein MELQTTKRMNLWKKILLGICSFLIFLVAAGVVYEAVSSYIGVKQSPPPGKLVNVGDFDLHIHKQGSGSPTIILETASGSTANVWNDIPKELAKFTTVVTYDRGGYGWSEKATTERTGENIVKELYTALKKENIEGPYIVAGHSLGGMYTRLFAQTYSDEVEGIVLIDARHEDYSKETNPILLAAGFDPVLSGYPAKHILTLLKQTGVIRLLNMGNPEMEESINIELRPKFFEAREAELRDMAVTEDAIRNQSLGDIPLRILTHGQPEDLTLVGLTQEQSQIMEDVWQQQQEQTLQISSNSQLIVAKNSGHYIIHDEPQLVIDVIKDVVDQIK, from the coding sequence ATGGAATTACAAACAACAAAACGAATGAACCTATGGAAAAAAATACTTTTAGGTATATGCAGCTTTTTGATTTTTCTTGTAGCTGCGGGAGTGGTCTACGAAGCTGTCTCAAGCTATATCGGTGTCAAACAATCACCTCCACCAGGAAAACTAGTAAATGTAGGTGACTTTGATCTTCACATTCATAAGCAAGGTAGTGGATCACCAACTATTATTCTAGAAACAGCAAGTGGATCTACTGCAAACGTATGGAATGATATCCCGAAAGAACTAGCTAAATTTACTACAGTCGTAACATATGACCGTGGTGGCTATGGGTGGAGTGAAAAAGCAACAACGGAACGTACCGGTGAGAATATCGTGAAAGAGCTTTATACGGCCTTAAAGAAAGAAAACATTGAAGGGCCATATATCGTAGCGGGTCATTCATTAGGTGGCATGTACACAAGATTGTTTGCACAAACATACAGTGATGAGGTGGAAGGAATCGTTCTAATAGACGCAAGACACGAGGATTATTCAAAGGAAACAAACCCTATCCTTCTTGCAGCTGGTTTTGATCCAGTTTTATCCGGCTATCCTGCAAAGCATATTTTAACTTTATTAAAACAAACAGGTGTTATTCGCTTATTAAACATGGGAAACCCTGAAATGGAAGAATCTATAAATATTGAACTGCGCCCCAAATTTTTCGAAGCGAGAGAAGCCGAATTAAGAGACATGGCTGTAACAGAAGATGCCATCCGTAATCAATCATTAGGTGACATACCTTTACGAATTTTAACACATGGGCAGCCAGAAGATTTAACATTAGTAGGATTGACTCAAGAGCAATCACAAATAATGGAAGATGTGTGGCAACAACAACAAGAACAAACACTTCAAATCTCTTCGAACAGTCAATTGATCGTCGCCAAAAACAGTGGTCATTATATTATCCATGATGAACCGCAGTTAGTAATAGATGTAATTAAAGATGTCGTTGATCAGATTAAATAA
- a CDS encoding spore coat protein yields the protein MSHLNELELQNLRHMIGGHETLATKLDTYAQQCHDPQIKNMLQRHAQSARQTQQQLMSFLG from the coding sequence ATGTCACATTTAAATGAACTTGAACTTCAAAATCTACGTCACATGATAGGTGGGCATGAAACACTTGCTACAAAATTAGATACATATGCTCAACAATGCCATGACCCACAGATTAAAAACATGCTTCAAAGACACGCACAAAGTGCACGTCAAACACAACAACAGCTTATGTCATTCTTAGGATAG
- a CDS encoding calcium/sodium antiporter, with the protein MVYILLILGFVLLIKGADFFVDGSSNIARAFHVSPLLIGLTIVAFGTSSPEATVSIIAALEENAGVAIGNIVGSNIFNITLVVGVAALINPLKVESETIRKEIPFTLLASIALLILVSDVTLQAVSENLITRGDGLVILLFFIIFLYYIFEVARNNREKIKEENKGQESTSWGKNISLTIGGLVGIILGGELVVNNATEIALFFGMSETLVGLTIVAVGTSLPELITSITAAVKKESEIALGNIVGSNIFNILFVLGTTAVIHPLTVNSKIIVDIFIMILLTVILLIFSRTNFKIGKFEGMFLVVAYILYIIFVIIRN; encoded by the coding sequence GTGGTTTATATTTTATTAATTTTGGGCTTTGTATTATTGATTAAAGGTGCGGATTTTTTTGTGGATGGTTCTTCAAACATTGCACGAGCATTTCATGTTTCTCCGTTATTAATTGGCCTAACTATTGTAGCGTTCGGAACGAGTTCTCCAGAAGCAACAGTAAGTATTATTGCTGCATTAGAAGAAAATGCTGGAGTAGCCATTGGAAATATTGTGGGTAGTAATATTTTTAATATTACTTTAGTAGTGGGAGTGGCTGCATTAATTAACCCATTAAAAGTGGAAAGCGAAACGATTAGAAAAGAAATTCCATTTACGTTGTTAGCTAGTATTGCTTTACTGATTTTAGTTAGTGATGTCACACTTCAAGCTGTCAGTGAAAACCTGATTACAAGAGGAGACGGCTTAGTTATTTTACTTTTTTTCATCATTTTTTTGTACTATATATTTGAAGTCGCAAGGAATAATCGAGAAAAGATTAAGGAGGAAAATAAAGGACAGGAGTCCACTTCATGGGGCAAGAATATTTCACTTACTATTGGTGGTCTTGTTGGAATTATATTGGGTGGAGAGTTAGTTGTAAATAATGCAACTGAAATTGCACTGTTCTTTGGAATGAGTGAAACTTTAGTTGGTTTAACTATTGTAGCAGTAGGGACGTCTTTACCAGAATTGATAACATCTATTACTGCTGCGGTAAAGAAAGAAAGTGAAATAGCTTTAGGTAATATCGTAGGAAGTAACATCTTTAATATTTTATTTGTACTTGGAACTACTGCAGTCATCCATCCACTCACTGTAAATAGTAAGATAATAGTTGATATTTTTATTATGATTTTACTAACAGTTATATTGCTTATCTTTTCAAGAACAAACTTTAAAATTGGGAAATTTGAAGGAATGTTTCTAGTCGTTGCATATATTCTTTATATAATATTTGTTATTATAAGAAATTAA
- a CDS encoding spore coat protein, whose translation MLNEKDMVADYLSQLNASLGSYAQVIAQSDNKQLRDTFVQIRNQDEQKQWEVYQAALQRNYYTPASKASHQDVQQVKQQFMQGNQQSQMNQQMMNQQMNQNMMYTYNQNPYPQHNMTDQHRYQ comes from the coding sequence ATGTTAAATGAAAAGGATATGGTCGCTGATTATTTATCACAGTTAAATGCAAGTTTAGGAAGCTATGCACAAGTCATTGCACAATCCGATAATAAACAGCTTCGCGACACATTCGTGCAAATTCGTAACCAAGATGAACAAAAGCAGTGGGAGGTTTATCAAGCTGCTTTACAACGCAATTATTATACGCCAGCGTCCAAAGCCAGTCATCAGGATGTTCAACAGGTGAAGCAGCAATTTATGCAAGGAAATCAGCAGTCTCAGATGAACCAACAAATGATGAACCAACAAATGAACCAAAACATGATGTACACATATAATCAAAATCCATATCCACAACATAATATGACTGATCAACATCGTTATCAGTAA
- a CDS encoding response regulator transcription factor has product MSQIKLLLVDDQELIRESLHIILAMEEDFNLIGSVTNGKEAIKACETQQPDVILMDINMPVMDGIEATKAIKDRWPDVQIIILTTFEEVQYVKTALSYGAEGYLLKAIHPKDLAASIRLVHRGETLINQGLAKQLLANIPNDNKEESLFKRYGLSEREGQILQAIANGLSNREISQKLFLTEGTVKNYVSKIYVKLDVNDRIGALNKLNEK; this is encoded by the coding sequence ATGAGTCAAATAAAGCTATTGTTAGTGGATGACCAAGAGTTAATTAGAGAAAGCTTACATATCATTTTAGCAATGGAAGAGGATTTTAATTTAATCGGATCCGTCACGAACGGCAAAGAAGCAATAAAAGCTTGTGAAACACAACAACCTGACGTTATCTTAATGGATATTAATATGCCTGTTATGGATGGCATTGAAGCAACTAAAGCTATAAAAGACAGATGGCCAGACGTTCAAATAATTATTCTAACTACATTTGAGGAAGTTCAATATGTAAAAACAGCACTAAGCTATGGAGCCGAAGGATATTTATTAAAAGCGATTCATCCTAAAGATTTAGCTGCTAGCATCCGCCTCGTTCATCGTGGTGAAACATTGATAAATCAAGGCTTGGCAAAGCAACTTCTTGCTAACATCCCTAACGATAATAAAGAAGAATCTCTGTTTAAAAGGTACGGGTTATCCGAGCGAGAAGGACAAATTTTGCAAGCCATCGCAAATGGTTTAAGCAACCGTGAAATCTCTCAGAAGCTTTTTTTAACAGAAGGGACAGTAAAAAATTACGTTTCAAAAATATATGTGAAGCTAGATGTAAATGACCGGATCGGCGCACTAAATAAGTTAAATGAAAAGTGA
- a CDS encoding ABC transporter ATP-binding protein: MSNSVLQLKNVSKTIKGKTIINALSFEVMRGEVFGFLGPNGAGKTTSIRMMVGLMQITSGQILIDGTCVQKNFEEAMKKVGAIVENPEMYKYLSGYKNLVHFANMYKGISKERIEEVIKLVGLEKRIHDKVKTYSLGMRQRLGVAQALLHKPSLLILDEPTNGLDPAGIRELRDYLRTLAKSEGISVLVSSHLLSEMELMCDRVAIIQNGALVSIQDITREERHSNNVSVQLTKEKKAYPYLFTVQNPEKAKEILVDYDVTIVNEGLEIQITFEEVARVNKLLTLADVSVYGIRPATKTLEDRFLEITRGEGIV, from the coding sequence ATGTCAAATTCAGTATTACAGCTAAAAAACGTGTCAAAGACAATTAAGGGAAAAACAATCATCAATGCCCTTTCTTTTGAGGTGATGAGAGGAGAGGTGTTTGGGTTCCTAGGTCCTAATGGTGCGGGGAAAACAACATCAATACGTATGATGGTAGGGCTTATGCAGATTACTTCGGGTCAGATTTTAATAGATGGAACATGTGTACAGAAAAATTTCGAAGAGGCCATGAAGAAAGTGGGAGCGATAGTCGAAAACCCAGAAATGTATAAGTATTTATCTGGGTATAAGAACTTGGTTCACTTCGCCAACATGTATAAGGGAATTTCAAAAGAGCGCATTGAAGAAGTTATTAAGCTAGTAGGGTTAGAAAAACGTATCCACGATAAGGTTAAGACATACTCATTAGGTATGAGACAAAGACTTGGTGTTGCACAAGCTTTATTACACAAACCTTCATTGCTTATTCTCGATGAGCCAACAAACGGACTTGATCCAGCAGGTATTCGTGAACTGCGCGACTATTTACGGACACTGGCTAAATCAGAGGGGATTTCTGTTCTTGTTTCTAGTCACCTTTTATCAGAAATGGAGCTTATGTGTGACCGTGTAGCAATTATTCAAAATGGTGCGCTCGTTTCAATTCAAGACATTACGAGAGAAGAGCGTCATTCGAATAATGTAAGTGTGCAATTGACAAAAGAGAAGAAGGCGTATCCGTATTTATTCACGGTGCAAAATCCGGAGAAAGCAAAGGAAATTTTAGTAGATTATGATGTCACCATCGTTAATGAAGGGTTAGAAATACAAATCACCTTTGAGGAGGTAGCGAGGGTAAATAAGCTGCTTACATTAGCAGATGTTTCGGTGTACGGTATTCGTCCAGCAACAAAAACATTAGAGGATAGATTCCTAGAAATTACAAGAGGTGAGGGCATTGTTTAA
- a CDS encoding alpha/beta fold hydrolase — protein MRTLELAYIAFVVLAALMFFALPRKIMLFHYLANIGILCLVVTHLLFEGYRWQMIPAYILGSFVVYIILTRPQFSTLWSRVVISFFLIIWVPVAILLPIIVPIFTLPEPSGIYDVAKVSYHLKDPTRKEVATTDQTDTRELPVSIWYPTEDSSAALVPYVKMTPKVKEAIANHYQIPSFFLSYLSDVTTNSFTSGAVAESEQRFPVVLLSHGLPGNSSMMTSIAENLASNGFIVAAIDHTYYSNLTILPDDKVIFSTAALPNPLELEEWDNIISSVWMKDQQQALDFILNSLQYDPLFAGTLNVEKVGVLGHSFGGAAVFQTLLTDERIKAGVNMDGTFFGHVQEGADTKKPFLFMKVKEEQASLTLTPTQEELASLGLTLQQFNELNSKLENRKQIFSHYGGYEAVFTDLKHLSFNDFYMFSPILQIVDKVHVREDSSMINWLLVQFFNKTLYDMTETVFDTRDIPYSRLTITSLQSPNTP, from the coding sequence ATGAGAACTTTAGAGTTGGCTTACATTGCATTTGTTGTTTTAGCAGCCTTAATGTTTTTTGCTTTACCGAGAAAAATAATGCTCTTTCACTATTTAGCCAATATAGGAATCTTATGTTTGGTTGTTACACACCTTCTATTTGAAGGGTATCGATGGCAGATGATTCCTGCCTATATTCTAGGGAGTTTTGTAGTTTATATCATTTTGACGAGACCTCAGTTCTCCACTTTATGGTCACGTGTAGTGATATCATTTTTTTTAATTATATGGGTGCCAGTCGCTATCCTACTTCCGATTATTGTGCCTATTTTTACTTTACCAGAGCCTTCAGGAATTTATGATGTAGCAAAGGTTTCGTATCATCTGAAAGATCCGACACGTAAGGAAGTAGCCACAACAGATCAAACTGACACACGTGAACTCCCTGTTTCCATTTGGTATCCAACCGAGGATTCCTCAGCAGCATTAGTACCGTATGTAAAGATGACACCAAAAGTAAAAGAAGCGATCGCTAATCACTATCAAATTCCATCTTTCTTTCTATCTTACTTAAGTGATGTAACAACAAATAGTTTTACATCTGGTGCAGTTGCTGAATCTGAGCAAAGGTTCCCTGTCGTTTTGCTTTCACACGGATTACCTGGTAACAGCTCGATGATGACTAGCATAGCTGAAAACCTTGCAAGTAACGGCTTCATTGTAGCCGCCATTGACCATACGTATTACTCTAATCTCACTATTTTACCAGACGACAAAGTAATTTTTTCTACAGCAGCCCTTCCAAACCCACTAGAACTCGAAGAGTGGGATAACATTATTTCATCTGTGTGGATGAAAGATCAGCAACAAGCCCTTGATTTCATATTAAACTCTCTGCAATATGATCCTTTATTTGCAGGTACACTCAATGTCGAAAAAGTCGGGGTTCTCGGACACTCCTTTGGTGGTGCAGCAGTATTTCAAACATTATTAACGGACGAACGGATAAAAGCTGGTGTCAATATGGACGGTACTTTTTTCGGCCATGTTCAAGAGGGAGCAGATACAAAAAAACCTTTTTTATTCATGAAAGTGAAAGAAGAACAAGCAAGTCTTACATTAACACCTACTCAGGAAGAACTAGCAAGCTTAGGCTTAACTTTACAGCAATTCAACGAGTTAAATAGCAAGCTAGAAAATAGAAAACAAATTTTCTCACATTATGGTGGGTACGAGGCAGTTTTTACCGATCTTAAGCATTTAAGCTTCAATGATTTCTATATGTTTAGCCCCATTTTACAAATTGTAGATAAAGTACATGTACGTGAAGATTCTAGTATGATTAACTGGCTTCTTGTCCAATTTTTTAATAAAACATTATATGATATGACAGAGACAGTTTTCGATACTCGCGACATCCCATATAGTCGCCTCACTATTACATCTCTTCAAAGCCCAAACACTCCGTAA
- a CDS encoding sensor histidine kinase codes for MNSIRKWMWIDYVLTFVRLFFYGTGIVYFSSNPSEMGMDEAFFFLWFFLCVFAPHLFWNPRYIHDVLFAITEFLLVGSFYIYFTFFLKTSSGFTLLMMPALVIGFIARKHTLIFSPIILLILTACVVYLDIAFVDVLNNLFVLIMLFTFGYMFNRLLHTQSTMKKLLEENEEQTTIIHTQNRALEQYANKVEELTLESERNRIAGELHDTVGHTFTSVIVGIDAAIYLIDYSPETAKERLEKLRNATKTSLQEVRAQIHNMAREDEQLSLSSKLENLAKEFSEYTNTEVSVQTTGREYTVTRSIGIILNRCLQEALTNAKRHGEATKVTVLLYFNMTEIRLIVHDNGKGNEELQFGFGLQMMKDRLSLVNGELTVKSDEATGTLLTCIIPIKEEGQYESNKAIVSG; via the coding sequence ATGAATTCAATAAGAAAATGGATGTGGATTGATTACGTATTAACATTCGTTCGATTATTTTTCTATGGTACTGGTATTGTTTATTTTAGTAGTAACCCTTCAGAAATGGGGATGGATGAGGCATTTTTCTTTTTATGGTTTTTCTTATGTGTGTTTGCCCCACACCTTTTCTGGAATCCTCGCTATATTCACGATGTATTGTTCGCAATAACGGAGTTTCTTTTAGTAGGGAGTTTTTATATATACTTCACTTTCTTCTTAAAGACATCATCCGGGTTTACCTTGCTTATGATGCCTGCACTCGTCATTGGTTTTATCGCAAGGAAACATACGCTTATCTTTAGTCCCATCATCTTACTGATCTTGACAGCATGTGTGGTTTACCTAGATATCGCTTTCGTTGATGTTCTTAATAATCTATTTGTGTTAATTATGCTTTTTACCTTTGGGTATATGTTTAATCGTCTGCTACACACACAAAGTACGATGAAAAAACTATTAGAGGAAAATGAAGAGCAAACAACAATCATTCATACGCAAAATAGAGCATTAGAGCAATATGCTAACAAAGTAGAGGAACTTACTCTAGAGTCTGAACGAAACAGAATTGCTGGAGAACTACATGACACCGTTGGTCATACCTTTACATCTGTTATCGTTGGAATTGATGCAGCAATCTACCTTATAGATTACTCCCCCGAAACGGCAAAAGAGAGATTAGAAAAATTACGTAATGCTACAAAAACTAGTCTTCAGGAGGTACGTGCACAAATACATAACATGGCCCGTGAAGATGAACAGCTATCACTCTCTAGTAAACTCGAAAACCTTGCAAAAGAGTTTTCCGAGTATACGAACACAGAGGTGTCTGTGCAAACAACAGGAAGAGAATATACCGTCACTCGTTCAATCGGCATTATACTAAATCGTTGTTTACAAGAGGCTTTGACGAATGCTAAAAGACATGGAGAAGCAACTAAAGTAACTGTGTTGCTGTATTTTAACATGACAGAAATTCGCTTAATCGTTCATGATAACGGGAAAGGCAACGAGGAGCTACAATTTGGTTTTGGTCTACAAATGATGAAAGATCGATTATCGTTAGTAAACGGAGAGCTCACTGTTAAATCAGATGAAGCGACAGGTACACTTTTAACATGCATTATACCTATAAAAGAGGAGGGTCAATATGAGTCAAATAAAGCTATTGTTAGTGGATGA
- a CDS encoding SMP-30/gluconolactonase/LRE family protein — MAHIVELVIDAKAKLGEGPCWDKQTKRLYWVDIEGKYVHVYDSVTNINRSISVSQMIGAVVPRNENEVIVAAEDGFYILNLETEETKAIADPESHLPNNRFNDGKCDEMGRFWAGTMDRSFKKGQGALYCLDTDHKVATKWENVSISNGLAWSPDNRYMYYIDTPTRCVVRFDFDIEQAHISNPTTVISFSEETEGMPDGMTIDEEGMLWIAHWGGAQISRWDPSSGTQLDSISIPALNVTSCAFGGDDLSELFVTTARGEMTKEQLEKYPYTGGVFKVVPGIKGTRTYSYQG; from the coding sequence ATGGCTCATATCGTTGAATTGGTAATAGATGCAAAGGCGAAGCTTGGTGAGGGACCTTGTTGGGATAAACAGACAAAGCGTTTGTACTGGGTTGATATTGAAGGGAAGTATGTACATGTGTATGACTCGGTGACAAATATAAACCGGAGTATATCCGTAAGTCAAATGATCGGGGCGGTTGTGCCGCGTAATGAAAATGAAGTGATAGTGGCAGCAGAGGACGGCTTTTACATATTAAACTTAGAAACAGAGGAAACAAAAGCGATTGCTGACCCTGAGTCACACTTACCGAACAATCGTTTTAATGATGGCAAATGTGATGAAATGGGGAGATTTTGGGCAGGGACAATGGATCGTTCTTTTAAAAAAGGACAAGGTGCCTTATATTGCTTAGACACTGACCATAAGGTAGCTACGAAATGGGAAAACGTAAGTATTTCAAACGGATTAGCGTGGTCACCTGATAACCGTTATATGTATTATATCGATACGCCTACACGTTGCGTTGTTCGGTTTGATTTTGACATAGAACAAGCGCATATATCGAATCCTACTACTGTTATTAGTTTTTCAGAAGAGACAGAGGGGATGCCTGATGGAATGACAATAGACGAGGAAGGTATGCTATGGATTGCGCATTGGGGTGGGGCGCAAATTTCAAGATGGGATCCTTCTTCTGGTACACAGTTAGATTCGATTTCTATACCTGCTTTGAATGTAACGTCATGTGCCTTCGGTGGAGACGATTTAAGTGAGCTATTCGTTACAACAGCTAGAGGAGAAATGACAAAAGAGCAATTAGAAAAATATCCGTATACGGGTGGTGTATTTAAAGTGGTGCCAGGTATAAAGGGTACTCGAACATACTCATATCAGGGGTAG
- a CDS encoding M28 family peptidase, which translates to MKIKNILAWTFYLLVIVGVIYANHVMTPEAHVPKKEDTAPTEFSAEYALEHIQKIAQQPRPAGSAYNKEVRQYIKSQIEGLGFVVNEGFHTVKHKYEDRMIDVYNITTTIKGTDNTGEILFMSHYDSVDEGPGANDNAQGVAIMIETLKILKNSAPLKNDVTFFFTDGEEYGVLGSTAYAKSNNLEDIGLVVNLEARGNKGKSMLFETNENNYEIVKEYLAASSKPYGYSFLNDIYKLLPNYTDYEPFKKEGVKGLNFSYNEGFEVYHNASDTIESVTLSSVQHNGLYATELAEHFGNIDFQSKQTEEKAVYFNLFGYHTVMYKADYNLILSGIALVLTILVFLLAIKKQVISVTNIRTWLITAVVSMIAIFFMATLIIACIAVYQLFSLVAVLIPIAIGLLVVTIMTFVSRKFKLVSKLANRVKILTILDIILANLLIGFVLTGLCTLYLPNSHYLFAITVILQSFTLSIQLACNAKGTVAFLMSFVYIIPATLILFPLLYVIGLSGGIVSSPFVIMVLFITVPYVLPLNFRFQSKAIQHNTKMPVHH; encoded by the coding sequence GTGAAAATAAAAAATATACTCGCATGGACATTTTATCTACTTGTAATTGTTGGCGTCATATATGCGAACCATGTTATGACCCCCGAAGCTCATGTTCCAAAAAAGGAAGACACAGCACCAACCGAATTTTCAGCAGAATATGCCCTGGAACATATTCAAAAAATAGCACAGCAACCTCGTCCAGCAGGGTCAGCTTATAATAAAGAAGTACGGCAGTATATTAAATCACAAATTGAAGGACTTGGCTTTGTGGTAAATGAAGGTTTTCATACCGTTAAACATAAGTATGAGGATCGCATGATTGACGTTTATAATATAACTACTACAATAAAAGGAACCGATAACACGGGCGAAATTTTGTTCATGTCTCATTATGATTCAGTTGATGAAGGCCCTGGGGCAAATGACAATGCACAAGGTGTCGCCATTATGATAGAAACATTGAAAATATTAAAGAACTCTGCACCTTTAAAAAATGATGTCACCTTTTTCTTTACCGATGGTGAAGAATATGGAGTCTTAGGTTCAACAGCGTATGCGAAGAGCAATAACCTCGAAGACATCGGATTAGTCGTAAACCTAGAAGCACGGGGCAATAAAGGAAAATCTATGCTATTTGAAACAAACGAAAACAATTATGAAATAGTTAAAGAATATCTTGCTGCCTCATCAAAACCGTATGGATATTCCTTCTTAAATGACATTTACAAACTATTGCCTAACTACACAGATTATGAACCTTTTAAAAAAGAAGGTGTAAAAGGTTTGAATTTTTCTTACAACGAAGGCTTTGAGGTATATCATAACGCAAGTGATACCATAGAAAGTGTTACACTATCCTCAGTTCAGCATAATGGATTATACGCAACAGAACTAGCCGAGCATTTTGGAAACATTGATTTCCAATCAAAACAAACCGAAGAAAAAGCTGTCTACTTCAACCTCTTTGGTTATCACACTGTGATGTATAAGGCAGATTACAACCTGATTTTGAGCGGTATAGCTCTCGTATTAACTATCTTAGTTTTTCTTTTAGCGATAAAAAAGCAAGTCATTTCCGTTACCAACATTAGAACTTGGCTTATAACTGCCGTTGTGTCTATGATAGCCATCTTCTTTATGGCAACATTAATAATAGCCTGTATCGCAGTTTATCAGTTATTTTCGCTCGTAGCAGTTTTAATTCCGATTGCCATAGGGCTTTTAGTAGTAACTATTATGACGTTTGTTTCCCGTAAATTCAAGCTAGTTAGCAAGCTTGCAAACAGAGTTAAGATACTTACTATACTAGATATTATACTAGCAAATTTACTAATAGGATTTGTTTTAACAGGGTTATGTACGTTGTATTTACCTAACTCTCACTACTTGTTCGCTATTACTGTAATTCTACAATCCTTTACTTTAAGTATTCAACTAGCTTGTAACGCTAAAGGAACGGTTGCATTTCTTATGTCTTTCGTGTATATCATTCCAGCTACACTTATACTGTTCCCGTTACTATATGTCATTGGCCTTAGCGGTGGGATAGTATCTTCTCCATTTGTTATCATGGTGTTATTCATTACGGTGCCGTATGTGCTACCACTTAACTTTAGGTTTCAGTCAAAAGCAATTCAACATAATACGAAAATGCCTGTCCATCATTGA
- a CDS encoding ABC transporter permease, protein MFKLISNENMKLYSKISTWVMVGILLVGILIAIAVTKVVSNPADWKKDMQSQIEMQQVELESVRNMVPAEALAEMEREIQLNQYRVDNDIMPMTTTVWGITLQMSLYFIQLVTLFAAIVGGSIVAEEFSAGTVKMLLIRPFNRIKILISKYITTLLYAVFMLGLLFSTSFVLGGILFGFSEASAPFLYVDQSGIVQEGNMIGYALKTYGLQSIQLIMIVTIAFMISTIFRNSALAIGLSIFILFTGTSIAMLLSQLNQNWGKYFLFSNTDLTQYLTNTPLFEGTSMGFSVIMLVIYFVLFMGMSWFIFKKRDVAA, encoded by the coding sequence TTGTTTAAATTAATAAGTAATGAGAATATGAAACTATATTCAAAGATAAGTACATGGGTCATGGTCGGAATATTACTAGTCGGTATTTTGATTGCAATTGCAGTTACAAAAGTAGTATCGAATCCAGCCGATTGGAAGAAAGATATGCAAAGTCAAATAGAGATGCAGCAAGTTGAATTGGAATCAGTAAGAAATATGGTGCCAGCAGAAGCCCTTGCAGAGATGGAACGAGAAATTCAACTAAATCAATACAGAGTAGACAATGACATCATGCCTATGACTACGACAGTATGGGGCATTACATTACAAATGAGCCTGTACTTTATTCAATTAGTGACATTGTTTGCAGCTATTGTAGGAGGCAGTATTGTAGCGGAGGAGTTTTCTGCAGGTACGGTTAAAATGCTTTTAATTAGGCCGTTTAACAGAATAAAAATATTGATTTCTAAGTATATCACTACACTGTTGTATGCCGTGTTTATGCTCGGACTGTTATTCTCGACATCATTTGTGTTAGGTGGCATTTTGTTTGGATTTAGTGAAGCTAGTGCTCCATTCCTTTATGTAGACCAAAGTGGCATTGTACAGGAAGGAAACATGATTGGATATGCATTAAAAACATACGGCTTACAGTCGATCCAGCTTATTATGATTGTTACTATAGCCTTTATGATTTCTACTATCTTTAGAAATAGTGCCTTAGCAATTGGGTTATCAATATTCATTTTATTTACAGGCACAAGCATCGCTATGCTACTTAGCCAGCTTAATCAAAATTGGGGCAAATACTTTTTATTTTCAAATACAGATTTAACACAATATTTAACAAACACACCACTTTTTGAAGGTACATCCATGGGGTTCTCGGTCATCATGTTAGTAATATATTTTGTTTTATTTATGGGTATGTCATGGTTCATCTTTAAAAAGAGAGATGTGGCCGCTTAA